A stretch of Henckelia pumila isolate YLH828 chromosome 4, ASM3356847v2, whole genome shotgun sequence DNA encodes these proteins:
- the LOC140862358 gene encoding uncharacterized protein isoform X2, which produces MKAIISASLFTDPRSRSCLRNLFVTASLVCGVFFIGSALLGTETFRLSSGFGRNGTQKYTGSEKCEVLSTENKTTENTSLEKCKAKCRPSGSETLPEGIVCSTSNLETRPLWGPVSDDTKPAHRRSLLAIAVGIKQKHLVNQIVKKFLENNFVVILFHYDGIVDKWNEGWGDQVLHVSAMNQTKWWFAKRFLHPDIVAEYEYIFLWDEDLGVENFHPGRYTSIIKEEGLEISQPALDPGKSEVHHHITARRRRSKVHRRYYKLAGGGRCYDNSTDPPCVGWVEMMAPVFSRAAWRCAWYMIQNDLIHAWGLDMQLGYCAQGDRTVKVGVVDKEYIIHFGLPTLGGQLSDKYKANLWRGGSVHKKHIVWQVEGGMKILNPTQLKTNMGLYSQSSPSKNLSDSKSLASSVKKNFDSRYAVRVRSYREMRTFKTRWENAVKEDECWTNPFEKHK; this is translated from the exons ATGAAAGCAATCATTTCT GCTTCCCTGTTTACAGATCCTAGAAGCAGATCATGCCTCCGCAATCTCTTTGTCACTGCTTCTTTAGTTTGTGGTGTTTTCTTCATTGGAAGTGCATTGTTGGGGACAGAAACTTTCAGG TTATCCTCTGGATTTGGCCGGAATGGAACACAGAAATACACAGGCTCTGAAAAATGTGAG GTGCTCTCAACGGAGAACAAGACAACTGAGAATACAAGCCTCGAAAAATGCAAG GCTAAATGTAGGCCTTCAGGTAGTGAAACTTTGCCAGAAGGAATCGTTTGCTCCACTTCAAACTTGGAAACTCGCCCGCTGTGGGGCCCTGTTTCAGATGAT ACCAAACCTGCACATAGAAGAAGTTTGTTGGCCATTGCAGTTGGGATAAAGCAAAAGCATTTAGTAAACCAAATTGTTAAAAAG TTTTTGGAAAATAATTTTGTGGTGATACTTTTTCACTATGACGGGATCGTTGACAAATGGAATGAGGGATGGGGTGATCAAGTCCTTCATGTCTCTGCCATGAATCAAACCAAATG GTGGTTCGCCAAGCGATTTCTGCATCCAGATATTGTCGCTGaatatgaatatatttttttgtgggATGAGGACCTGGGAGTCGAAAATTTTCATCCGGGAAG GTATACATCTATCATTAAAGAGGAAGGACTTGAAATTTCACAGCCTGCTCTTGATCCTGGTAAATCTGAGGTGCATCATCACATTACCGCACGCAGGAGGAGATCAAAGGTGCACAG GAGATACTACAAGCTTGCAGGCGGTGGAAGATGTTATGACAACAGTACAGATCCCCCTTGTGTTGG TTGGGTGGAAATGATGGCTCCTGTATTCTCAAGAGCAGCCTGGCGTTGTGCTTGGTATATGATCCAG AATGACCTGATCCACGCCTGGGGCCTCGATATGCAGCTTGGTTATTGTGCTCAG GGTGATCGTACAGTTAAAGTTGGTGTGGTTGATAAAGAGTATATAATTCATTTTGGTCTTCCTACACTTGGTGGTCAACTTTCTGATAAATATAAG GCCAACCTATGGCGAGGCGGATCGGTCCATAAAAAACACATTGTTTGGCAGGTCGAGGGCGGGAtgaaaatcctcaacccaactcaACTCAAG ACGAATATGGGGTTGTACAGTCAATCTTCACCTTCCAAGAACTTGTCCGATTCAAAATCACTG GCAAGTTCTGTGAAGAAGAACTTCGACAGCAGATACGCG GTGCGAGTGAGATCCTATCGCGAGATGAGGACTTTCAAGACTAGATGGGAAAATGCGGTAAAGGAAGACGAGTGTTGGACCAACCCCTTTGAAAAACACAAGTAA
- the LOC140862358 gene encoding uncharacterized protein isoform X3 yields MCAHGSGLLSYSSMSHFASLFTDPRSRSCLRNLFVTASLVCGVFFIGSALLGTETFRLSSGFGRNGTQKYTGSEKCEVLSTENKTTENTSLEKCKAKCRPSGSETLPEGIVCSTSNLETRPLWGPVSDDTKPAHRRSLLAIAVGIKQKHLVNQIVKKFLENNFVVILFHYDGIVDKWNEGWGDQVLHVSAMNQTKWWFAKRFLHPDIVAEYEYIFLWDEDLGVENFHPGRYTSIIKEEGLEISQPALDPGKSEVHHHITARRRRSKVHRRYYKLAGGGRCYDNSTDPPCVGWVEMMAPVFSRAAWRCAWYMIQNDLIHAWGLDMQLGYCAQGDRTVKVGVVDKEYIIHFGLPTLGGQLSDKYKTNMGLYSQSSPSKNLSDSKSLASSVKKNFDSRYAVRVRSYREMRTFKTRWENAVKEDECWTNPFEKHK; encoded by the exons ATGTGCGCTCATGGCTCTGGTCTTTTGTCCTACAGCTCCATGTCTCACTTT GCTTCCCTGTTTACAGATCCTAGAAGCAGATCATGCCTCCGCAATCTCTTTGTCACTGCTTCTTTAGTTTGTGGTGTTTTCTTCATTGGAAGTGCATTGTTGGGGACAGAAACTTTCAGG TTATCCTCTGGATTTGGCCGGAATGGAACACAGAAATACACAGGCTCTGAAAAATGTGAG GTGCTCTCAACGGAGAACAAGACAACTGAGAATACAAGCCTCGAAAAATGCAAG GCTAAATGTAGGCCTTCAGGTAGTGAAACTTTGCCAGAAGGAATCGTTTGCTCCACTTCAAACTTGGAAACTCGCCCGCTGTGGGGCCCTGTTTCAGATGAT ACCAAACCTGCACATAGAAGAAGTTTGTTGGCCATTGCAGTTGGGATAAAGCAAAAGCATTTAGTAAACCAAATTGTTAAAAAG TTTTTGGAAAATAATTTTGTGGTGATACTTTTTCACTATGACGGGATCGTTGACAAATGGAATGAGGGATGGGGTGATCAAGTCCTTCATGTCTCTGCCATGAATCAAACCAAATG GTGGTTCGCCAAGCGATTTCTGCATCCAGATATTGTCGCTGaatatgaatatatttttttgtgggATGAGGACCTGGGAGTCGAAAATTTTCATCCGGGAAG GTATACATCTATCATTAAAGAGGAAGGACTTGAAATTTCACAGCCTGCTCTTGATCCTGGTAAATCTGAGGTGCATCATCACATTACCGCACGCAGGAGGAGATCAAAGGTGCACAG GAGATACTACAAGCTTGCAGGCGGTGGAAGATGTTATGACAACAGTACAGATCCCCCTTGTGTTGG TTGGGTGGAAATGATGGCTCCTGTATTCTCAAGAGCAGCCTGGCGTTGTGCTTGGTATATGATCCAG AATGACCTGATCCACGCCTGGGGCCTCGATATGCAGCTTGGTTATTGTGCTCAG GGTGATCGTACAGTTAAAGTTGGTGTGGTTGATAAAGAGTATATAATTCATTTTGGTCTTCCTACACTTGGTGGTCAACTTTCTGATAAATATAAG ACGAATATGGGGTTGTACAGTCAATCTTCACCTTCCAAGAACTTGTCCGATTCAAAATCACTG GCAAGTTCTGTGAAGAAGAACTTCGACAGCAGATACGCG GTGCGAGTGAGATCCTATCGCGAGATGAGGACTTTCAAGACTAGATGGGAAAATGCGGTAAAGGAAGACGAGTGTTGGACCAACCCCTTTGAAAAACACAAGTAA
- the LOC140862358 gene encoding uncharacterized protein isoform X1: MCAHGSGLLSYSSMSHFASLFTDPRSRSCLRNLFVTASLVCGVFFIGSALLGTETFRLSSGFGRNGTQKYTGSEKCEVLSTENKTTENTSLEKCKAKCRPSGSETLPEGIVCSTSNLETRPLWGPVSDDTKPAHRRSLLAIAVGIKQKHLVNQIVKKFLENNFVVILFHYDGIVDKWNEGWGDQVLHVSAMNQTKWWFAKRFLHPDIVAEYEYIFLWDEDLGVENFHPGRYTSIIKEEGLEISQPALDPGKSEVHHHITARRRRSKVHRRYYKLAGGGRCYDNSTDPPCVGWVEMMAPVFSRAAWRCAWYMIQNDLIHAWGLDMQLGYCAQGDRTVKVGVVDKEYIIHFGLPTLGGQLSDKYKANLWRGGSVHKKHIVWQVEGGMKILNPTQLKTNMGLYSQSSPSKNLSDSKSLASSVKKNFDSRYAVRVRSYREMRTFKTRWENAVKEDECWTNPFEKHK, from the exons ATGTGCGCTCATGGCTCTGGTCTTTTGTCCTACAGCTCCATGTCTCACTTT GCTTCCCTGTTTACAGATCCTAGAAGCAGATCATGCCTCCGCAATCTCTTTGTCACTGCTTCTTTAGTTTGTGGTGTTTTCTTCATTGGAAGTGCATTGTTGGGGACAGAAACTTTCAGG TTATCCTCTGGATTTGGCCGGAATGGAACACAGAAATACACAGGCTCTGAAAAATGTGAG GTGCTCTCAACGGAGAACAAGACAACTGAGAATACAAGCCTCGAAAAATGCAAG GCTAAATGTAGGCCTTCAGGTAGTGAAACTTTGCCAGAAGGAATCGTTTGCTCCACTTCAAACTTGGAAACTCGCCCGCTGTGGGGCCCTGTTTCAGATGAT ACCAAACCTGCACATAGAAGAAGTTTGTTGGCCATTGCAGTTGGGATAAAGCAAAAGCATTTAGTAAACCAAATTGTTAAAAAG TTTTTGGAAAATAATTTTGTGGTGATACTTTTTCACTATGACGGGATCGTTGACAAATGGAATGAGGGATGGGGTGATCAAGTCCTTCATGTCTCTGCCATGAATCAAACCAAATG GTGGTTCGCCAAGCGATTTCTGCATCCAGATATTGTCGCTGaatatgaatatatttttttgtgggATGAGGACCTGGGAGTCGAAAATTTTCATCCGGGAAG GTATACATCTATCATTAAAGAGGAAGGACTTGAAATTTCACAGCCTGCTCTTGATCCTGGTAAATCTGAGGTGCATCATCACATTACCGCACGCAGGAGGAGATCAAAGGTGCACAG GAGATACTACAAGCTTGCAGGCGGTGGAAGATGTTATGACAACAGTACAGATCCCCCTTGTGTTGG TTGGGTGGAAATGATGGCTCCTGTATTCTCAAGAGCAGCCTGGCGTTGTGCTTGGTATATGATCCAG AATGACCTGATCCACGCCTGGGGCCTCGATATGCAGCTTGGTTATTGTGCTCAG GGTGATCGTACAGTTAAAGTTGGTGTGGTTGATAAAGAGTATATAATTCATTTTGGTCTTCCTACACTTGGTGGTCAACTTTCTGATAAATATAAG GCCAACCTATGGCGAGGCGGATCGGTCCATAAAAAACACATTGTTTGGCAGGTCGAGGGCGGGAtgaaaatcctcaacccaactcaACTCAAG ACGAATATGGGGTTGTACAGTCAATCTTCACCTTCCAAGAACTTGTCCGATTCAAAATCACTG GCAAGTTCTGTGAAGAAGAACTTCGACAGCAGATACGCG GTGCGAGTGAGATCCTATCGCGAGATGAGGACTTTCAAGACTAGATGGGAAAATGCGGTAAAGGAAGACGAGTGTTGGACCAACCCCTTTGAAAAACACAAGTAA